A genomic segment from Paenibacillus sp. FSL K6-1096 encodes:
- a CDS encoding response regulator transcription factor, producing MLKVLFADDEPLMLEGLRFLVDWEELDFEICGEALDGEDALQLIQSRHPDLVITDVRMPVIDGLELIRRSSELGSGLHPKFIIFSGYADFEYAKRALKYGVSNYLTKPLDERELTEALQTVSEQILQERRSSARREALAALMQADTVARLLMRENTAEELADGLKTLGIDPRSRVCCVLVHGAQADSARMRSRLTGVSGQEALRGIAAYPFNAGSRKHGYLLVSPPAGPVLDPAAVNRWIDDMRPLYDSPVQFTASRQHQGADSLNTAYHEALAAECCRKEEGGGAAACFFQEPEMSRIARLPAELRSSLLAAVTGGNPEDLSARLRDVFNIFAAEVASSAWIDGFLANIKAELLREIAARGGDSAVWAEKWFPPRYTASCLPHLERQTEEELGEAAAWFAAAAEAGGGEDRMMSAVTGYVREHYQEKLKLQDIAKALHVNPAYLGQRFRKHYGSSFNDFLHEFRIEEAKKLLRRTDMGITEIASRVGYSDADVFTAKFKALNGVTPSGYKKS from the coding sequence ATGCTGAAAGTACTGTTTGCCGATGACGAGCCGCTCATGCTGGAAGGGCTGCGGTTCCTGGTGGACTGGGAGGAATTAGACTTTGAGATCTGCGGCGAAGCGCTGGACGGCGAGGATGCGCTGCAGCTTATTCAGAGCCGGCATCCTGATCTGGTCATCACCGATGTGCGGATGCCGGTCATCGACGGCCTTGAGCTTATAAGGAGATCCTCCGAATTGGGGAGCGGTCTGCATCCTAAGTTTATTATCTTCAGCGGCTATGCCGATTTCGAATATGCCAAGCGGGCGCTCAAATACGGGGTGTCCAATTATCTGACCAAGCCGCTGGATGAGCGGGAGCTGACGGAGGCGCTGCAGACGGTCAGTGAGCAGATCCTCCAGGAACGCAGAAGCTCAGCGCGGCGCGAAGCCCTGGCGGCGCTGATGCAGGCGGATACAGTAGCCAGGCTGCTGATGCGGGAGAACACAGCGGAAGAGCTGGCGGACGGGCTGAAGACGCTCGGCATCGATCCCCGGTCAAGGGTATGCTGTGTCCTGGTTCATGGGGCGCAGGCTGACAGTGCCCGGATGCGCAGCCGTCTTACCGGCGTAAGCGGCCAGGAAGCGCTGCGCGGTATCGCCGCCTATCCGTTCAACGCCGGCAGCCGCAAGCACGGATATCTGCTCGTATCCCCGCCGGCAGGGCCGGTGCTTGATCCGGCTGCGGTGAACCGCTGGATCGATGACATGCGCCCGCTCTACGATTCGCCGGTCCAGTTCACAGCCAGCAGACAGCATCAGGGCGCGGATTCGCTGAATACAGCCTATCATGAAGCACTGGCAGCCGAATGCTGCCGGAAGGAGGAGGGCGGCGGTGCAGCTGCCTGCTTCTTCCAGGAGCCGGAGATGAGCCGGATAGCGAGACTTCCGGCGGAGCTGAGAAGCTCGCTGCTTGCCGCCGTTACCGGGGGCAACCCTGAAGATCTAAGCGCGAGGCTCCGCGATGTATTCAACATTTTCGCGGCAGAGGTAGCCTCAAGCGCCTGGATCGACGGCTTCCTGGCCAACATCAAGGCCGAGCTGCTCCGCGAGATCGCTGCCCGGGGAGGAGACTCCGCCGTATGGGCGGAGAAGTGGTTCCCGCCCCGCTACACCGCCTCCTGTCTGCCGCATCTGGAGCGGCAGACAGAGGAGGAGCTGGGCGAAGCGGCGGCATGGTTCGCTGCTGCTGCTGAGGCCGGCGGCGGGGAGGACCGGATGATGTCTGCGGTCACCGGCTATGTCCGGGAGCATTATCAGGAGAAGCTGAAGCTGCAGGATATTGCGAAGGCGCTGCATGTCAATCCGGCTTATCTGGGACAGCGGTTCAGGAAGCATTACGGCAGCTCTTTTAACGACTTCCTGCATGAATTCCGCATTGAAGAAGCCAAGAAGCTGCTGCGCCGCACCGATATGGGGATCACGGAAATTGCCAGCAGGGTCGGATATTCGGACGCCGATGTGTTCACTGCCAAGTTCAAGGCGCTGAACGGGGTTACGCCTTCAGGATATAAGAAGAGTTAG
- a CDS encoding sensor histidine kinase, which produces MKEPRKPSAFINDIPLKYKFLFIYLMCVLLPILVINALFYVQISRSVEVRERENLVISVDRVAYDLMQIVNECVAISNTVAADRPFMDMLDYPYPDNEAYYDTYNDYLRDKLRQYSNLHSYIYYMGIYTSNPTIQNGSSYFSLSEEDKNSEWYRRISGSPDNVLLTSYQGTNPLNPPQQEVFVSLIRRLDNFTGQPYSKYLRIDLRLSSLQELFAKERNYLGFKLLDEQNRVVLASDRSYSSLDANALLKVDNSLDQPSGQIVHTLSSASFTEGWRLVGTPEGRETNQEMSRALRLSLILALCTIIIPTLLMMVVIRSYNLRIRLLYKHMKLVKYEQFESIDMYEGKDEIGGLIRSFNLMTGKIRNLINDVYKLEIQKKDLDLERVRAELKYLESQVDPHFLFNTLNAILVICKKYKYEEVTDVIRNLALIMRRLLSWKDDLITVEEEISFIEMYLQIEKFRFQSRFSYELAVDPAVLKYRIPKMSIQALVENSCKHGLQSVKWARTIHVSATRVDTGLLITVADNGKGIEKEKLEWILNHLDTEQDSGKNVGLRNVYKRLKLYYNGRATFSIESTEYERTVITIHIPDDLSLVPEVEESHV; this is translated from the coding sequence ATGAAGGAACCAAGGAAGCCCTCTGCCTTCATCAACGATATTCCGCTGAAATACAAGTTTCTGTTCATCTATTTAATGTGTGTGCTCCTGCCGATTCTCGTCATTAATGCCCTGTTCTACGTACAGATCAGCCGCAGTGTGGAGGTGCGGGAGCGGGAGAATCTGGTGATCTCCGTGGACCGTGTTGCCTATGACCTGATGCAGATTGTGAACGAATGCGTAGCGATCAGCAATACGGTTGCGGCAGACCGTCCATTCATGGATATGCTGGATTATCCTTACCCGGATAACGAGGCTTACTATGACACTTACAATGATTATCTCAGAGACAAGCTGCGGCAGTACAGCAACCTGCATTCCTATATTTATTACATGGGAATCTACACGTCCAATCCAACTATCCAGAACGGCAGCAGTTACTTCAGTCTGTCAGAGGAAGACAAGAACAGTGAATGGTACCGCCGAATCTCCGGCAGCCCCGACAACGTGCTGCTGACCTCTTATCAGGGGACGAACCCGCTGAATCCGCCTCAGCAGGAGGTATTTGTCAGCCTGATCCGCAGGCTCGATAACTTTACGGGGCAGCCCTACTCCAAATATTTGCGGATCGACCTGCGGCTGAGCAGCCTGCAGGAGCTGTTCGCGAAGGAACGCAATTATCTCGGGTTCAAGCTGCTGGATGAGCAGAACCGCGTGGTGCTGGCCTCCGACCGCTCTTACTCTTCTCTGGATGCCAACGCCTTGCTGAAGGTGGATAACAGTCTGGATCAGCCTTCCGGTCAGATTGTCCATACGCTGAGCAGCGCGTCCTTTACTGAAGGCTGGCGGCTGGTCGGAACGCCGGAGGGCCGGGAGACGAATCAGGAGATGAGCCGGGCGCTGCGGCTGTCGCTGATTCTGGCCCTGTGCACGATCATTATCCCCACCCTGCTGATGATGGTGGTTATCCGCTCCTACAATCTGCGGATAAGATTGCTCTACAAGCATATGAAGCTGGTCAAATATGAACAGTTCGAGAGCATCGATATGTATGAAGGGAAGGACGAAATCGGCGGGCTGATCCGCAGCTTCAATCTGATGACCGGCAAAATCCGCAATCTGATCAATGACGTCTACAAGCTGGAAATCCAGAAGAAGGACCTGGATCTGGAGCGCGTGCGGGCGGAGCTGAAATATCTGGAGAGCCAGGTGGACCCTCATTTCCTGTTCAATACGCTGAATGCCATCCTCGTCATATGCAAGAAATACAAGTATGAAGAGGTGACGGATGTCATCCGCAATCTGGCGCTGATTATGCGCAGGCTGCTGAGCTGGAAGGACGATCTGATCACGGTGGAGGAGGAGATTTCATTCATCGAGATGTATCTGCAGATCGAGAAATTCCGCTTCCAGAGCCGGTTCTCCTATGAGCTTGCGGTTGACCCTGCGGTGCTGAAATACCGGATTCCCAAGATGAGCATACAGGCGCTGGTGGAGAATTCCTGTAAGCATGGCCTGCAGTCGGTCAAATGGGCCAGAACCATCCATGTCTCTGCTACAAGGGTGGACACGGGGCTGTTAATTACAGTGGCTGACAACGGCAAGGGGATCGAGAAAGAGAAGCTGGAATGGATCTTAAATCATCTGGACACGGAACAGGATTCAGGTAAAAATGTCGGTCTGCGCAATGTATACAAACGCTTGAAGCTGTATTATAACGGCAGAGCCACCTTCAGCATTGAGAGCACCGAGTACGAACGGACTGTGATAACCATCCATATCCCGGATGACCTGAGCCTGGTTCCTGAAGTGGAGGAATCTCATGTATAA
- a CDS encoding response regulator, with protein sequence MYKVVLADDETLALEGLRTLTDWEELGFEICGACENGEEALAAIVQHSPDLVITDIRMPEIDGLELIRRVRALEMEQPLFIVLSGYGEFEYARTAIRYGVRHYLLKPVLDAEWDKVLADITDELEMSLRQKLQQSMLASRLLPLVIARMLEGHLAEPEEEAAEQMDRLDEAAAGWTYLHVEGPCGYVSALCRELAGPAGALFIDLSGDQAGLVVESTADTAGLAEQIYARLNREGVKGSVSIGPGVRSLRELPVSYREAAGAAARQYFYAESSGPVDTASVSSGPQGYTMPSTEQVGELIGGVERLHEQKALELLSGMFREFRENRTAPGVVQMTSMDIMLRSMELLKEFGGADDQWIASLDFFRTEPKSLEALQAAVEAVLINCMNFIRQQKERSSEHPLTRVEWFLKDNYAKHLTVKEIAEQFYINPVYLGQAFIKKHGVSILEYIHNLRIEAAKKRLTETGDTVRSIMESVGYVHYHHFLREFEKRTAMKPVAFREQAQAGQE encoded by the coding sequence ATGTATAAAGTGGTGCTGGCGGACGATGAGACGCTTGCGTTAGAGGGGCTCCGGACACTGACAGACTGGGAGGAGCTGGGCTTCGAAATCTGCGGAGCCTGTGAGAACGGGGAGGAGGCACTGGCTGCCATTGTGCAGCATTCCCCTGACCTCGTAATAACCGATATCCGTATGCCGGAGATTGACGGGCTGGAGCTGATCCGGCGTGTACGCGCGCTTGAGATGGAGCAGCCGCTGTTCATCGTGCTTAGCGGCTACGGTGAATTTGAATATGCCAGAACAGCGATCCGCTACGGCGTCAGACACTATCTGCTGAAGCCGGTGCTGGATGCGGAATGGGATAAGGTGCTGGCGGACATTACGGATGAGCTGGAGATGAGCCTGAGACAGAAGCTGCAGCAGAGTATGCTTGCCAGCCGTCTGTTGCCGCTTGTCATTGCCCGGATGCTTGAAGGCCATCTGGCCGAGCCGGAGGAGGAGGCAGCGGAGCAGATGGACCGCCTGGATGAAGCCGCGGCCGGCTGGACCTACCTGCATGTGGAGGGTCCGTGCGGCTATGTGTCCGCGCTGTGCCGCGAGCTGGCAGGTCCGGCCGGGGCGCTGTTCATTGACCTGTCCGGCGATCAGGCCGGGCTGGTCGTGGAGAGCACGGCAGATACGGCCGGACTGGCAGAGCAGATCTATGCGAGGCTGAACCGGGAGGGCGTGAAGGGCTCGGTCAGCATCGGGCCAGGCGTGCGTTCCCTGCGCGAGCTGCCTGTGTCCTACCGGGAGGCGGCCGGGGCCGCAGCCCGCCAGTATTTCTATGCGGAGAGCAGCGGTCCGGTGGATACAGCCAGCGTTAGCAGCGGCCCGCAGGGCTATACCATGCCCTCCACGGAGCAGGTGGGGGAACTGATCGGCGGGGTGGAGCGGCTGCATGAGCAGAAGGCGCTGGAGCTCTTAAGCGGGATGTTCCGGGAATTCCGGGAGAACCGGACGGCGCCCGGCGTGGTCCAGATGACCAGTATGGATATTATGCTGAGAAGCATGGAGCTGCTGAAGGAATTCGGGGGAGCGGACGATCAGTGGATCGCTTCGCTGGATTTTTTCAGAACCGAGCCCAAATCGCTTGAAGCCCTGCAGGCGGCGGTCGAGGCTGTGCTGATTAACTGCATGAACTTCATCCGGCAGCAGAAGGAGCGCAGCTCAGAGCATCCGCTGACCCGGGTCGAATGGTTCCTGAAGGACAATTATGCCAAGCATCTCACGGTAAAAGAAATTGCCGAGCAGTTCTACATCAATCCGGTGTATCTGGGCCAGGCCTTCATCAAGAAGCATGGTGTCAGCATCCTGGAGTACATCCATAATCTCCGCATTGAAGCGGCCAAGAAGCGGCTGACGGAGACCGGCGATACCGTGAGAAGTATCATGGAGAGTGTGGGTTATGTGCACTATCATCATTTCTTAAGAGAGTTCGAGAAGCGGACGGCAATGAAGCCGGTGGCCTTCCGCGAACAAGCCCAGGCCGGGCAAGAATAG
- a CDS encoding endo-1,4-beta-xylanase codes for MNQNRSEIPALHDMFRDAFKIGAAVSTPIISAQGPFIAKHYNSITAENEMKPALVQPQEGEYTFESADRIFEFAEAHGIGVRGHTLLWHNQTGDWMFQNAEGGPATREQLLARLQTHINTVAGRYRGRAYAWDVVNEAIEDKSDQYLRDTKWLQIIGEDYLRQAFEMAHQADPDALLFYNDYNETDPVKSQKIYKLVRSLLDQNTPIHGIGMQGHWNIYGPSIDEIRSALELYASLGLKIHITELDLSVFNHDDKRTDLKAPTAEMLKLQEERYAEIFAALLEYKQAIDCVTFWGVADDYTWLDGFPVRGRKNWPFLFDEQKQPKASFGRLAALTATQL; via the coding sequence ATGAATCAGAACCGCAGCGAAATTCCTGCCTTGCATGACATGTTCCGGGATGCTTTCAAGATTGGAGCCGCCGTCAGCACCCCTATTATTTCCGCACAGGGCCCTTTCATTGCGAAGCATTACAACAGCATCACCGCCGAGAATGAGATGAAGCCGGCCCTTGTGCAGCCGCAGGAAGGGGAATATACCTTCGAGTCGGCGGACCGGATCTTTGAATTCGCGGAGGCGCACGGGATCGGCGTCCGGGGGCATACGCTTCTGTGGCATAATCAGACCGGGGACTGGATGTTCCAGAATGCGGAAGGCGGGCCTGCCACCAGAGAGCAATTGCTTGCCCGTCTGCAGACCCACATCAATACGGTCGCAGGACGTTACCGGGGGCGGGCCTATGCCTGGGATGTGGTTAATGAAGCGATTGAGGACAAGTCGGACCAGTACCTGCGCGATACGAAGTGGCTGCAGATTATCGGCGAGGATTATCTGCGCCAGGCGTTCGAGATGGCTCATCAGGCGGACCCTGACGCGCTTCTGTTCTACAATGACTATAATGAGACCGATCCTGTCAAAAGCCAAAAGATCTATAAGCTGGTCCGCAGCCTGCTGGACCAGAATACGCCGATCCACGGCATCGGGATGCAGGGACACTGGAATATCTACGGCCCGTCCATTGACGAGATCCGCAGCGCGCTTGAGCTGTACGCTTCGCTGGGGCTGAAAATCCACATTACCGAGCTGGATCTCTCCGTGTTCAACCATGACGATAAACGCACGGATTTGAAAGCGCCAACAGCAGAAATGCTGAAGCTGCAGGAGGAGCGTTATGCTGAGATTTTTGCCGCGCTGCTTGAATACAAGCAGGCGATTGATTGTGTAACCTTCTGGGGCGTGGCTGACGATTACACCTGGCTGGACGGCTTCCCGGTCCGCGGCCGCAAGAACTGGCCGTTCCTGTTCGATGAGCAGAAGCAGCCCAAGGCTTCCTTCGGCCGCCTGGCCGCTCTGACGGCTACGCAATTATAA
- a CDS encoding glycoside hydrolase family 43 protein, whose amino-acid sequence MTYQLKQAAGKVPPHGNPLVAHRYGADPYALVYGDRVYLYMTNDALEYDENGAVKENSYSSINTITVISSADLVNWTDHGPIAVAGPQGAAKWATQSWAPAAVHKVIDGQDKFFLYFANNASGIGVLSSDSPVGPWVDPIGEALILRSTPGVEDVTWLFDPAVLVDDDGKGYIYFGGGVPEGQFAEPGTARVMPLGDDMTSVIGTAQVIPAPFMFEDAGIHKWNGTYYYTYCSNFYDGERPEGSPPAGEIAYMTSSSPMGPWTYHTTILKNPGHFFGVSGNNHHAIFQFRDSWYIAYHAQTLSKAQGIANGYRSTHLNRLAHNEDGSIQEIHADYEGVPQLGSLNPYERIPAATMGWSAGVKTGYLGEGGVQAVTDTESGGWIGLSGVDFGSGADAFQATVLGLEAGGVLELHLDDPAGPLIGKLPVPAADGPQEWVELKTEIQGAAGVHALYLVFAGESGKSLFKLADWQFTAQQN is encoded by the coding sequence ATGACATACCAACTGAAGCAAGCAGCCGGTAAGGTTCCGCCGCACGGCAATCCGCTGGTGGCACACAGATACGGAGCCGATCCTTATGCCCTGGTGTACGGGGACAGAGTCTACCTGTACATGACCAATGATGCGCTGGAGTACGATGAGAACGGCGCGGTGAAGGAGAATTCTTACAGCAGTATCAATACGATTACCGTTATCTCCTCGGCCGACCTGGTCAACTGGACCGATCACGGCCCGATTGCTGTGGCTGGCCCGCAGGGCGCGGCCAAATGGGCGACCCAGTCCTGGGCACCGGCAGCGGTCCACAAGGTAATTGACGGACAGGATAAATTCTTCCTGTACTTCGCCAACAATGCCAGCGGCATCGGCGTACTGTCCAGTGACAGTCCGGTGGGGCCATGGGTGGACCCGATCGGGGAAGCCCTGATCCTGCGCTCGACCCCTGGAGTCGAGGATGTAACCTGGCTGTTCGATCCTGCAGTGCTGGTTGATGATGACGGGAAGGGGTATATCTATTTTGGCGGCGGGGTGCCGGAAGGACAGTTCGCCGAGCCGGGCACCGCGCGGGTGATGCCGCTTGGCGACGATATGACCAGTGTAATCGGAACGGCGCAAGTCATTCCTGCTCCGTTCATGTTCGAGGATGCCGGCATTCATAAATGGAACGGCACGTATTACTATACTTACTGCTCGAACTTCTATGACGGGGAACGCCCGGAGGGCAGCCCTCCAGCCGGTGAGATTGCTTATATGACAAGCAGCAGTCCCATGGGACCATGGACATACCATACGACGATTCTCAAGAATCCGGGACATTTCTTCGGCGTATCCGGGAACAATCACCATGCCATTTTCCAGTTCCGGGACAGCTGGTACATTGCCTACCATGCCCAGACCTTATCCAAGGCCCAGGGGATTGCGAACGGCTACCGCTCCACGCATCTTAACCGCCTGGCCCACAATGAGGACGGGTCCATTCAGGAGATTCACGCGGACTACGAGGGCGTGCCGCAGCTTGGCAGCCTGAATCCGTATGAACGCATCCCGGCGGCAACAATGGGCTGGAGCGCAGGCGTGAAGACCGGATACCTGGGTGAGGGCGGAGTCCAGGCCGTTACGGATACGGAGAGCGGCGGATGGATTGGCTTGTCCGGGGTAGACTTCGGCAGCGGAGCAGACGCATTCCAGGCTACGGTCCTGGGACTGGAGGCAGGCGGCGTGCTGGAGCTGCATCTGGATGACCCGGCCGGCCCGCTGATCGGCAAGCTGCCGGTTCCGGCGGCAGACGGGCCGCAGGAATGGGTTGAGCTGAAGACGGAGATTCAGGGAGCGGCGGGAGTCCATGCTCTCTATCTGGTATTTGCAGGAGAGAGCGGCAAGAGCTTGTTCAAGCTGGCTGACTGGCAATTCACTGCACAGCAGAACTAA
- a CDS encoding glycoside hydrolase 43 family protein: MNTAIITNPVIWADVPDVDVIRVGPVFYMVSTSMHSMPGCPIMKSVNLKDWEIVSYVFDTFEDDPAFRLEDGEDIYGGGSWAASLRYKNGIYYVCFSSNNTDRFYIYQTRDIEHGPWERAVFPDLYHDPALLLDEDGRNYVIYGNGDIRIRELNEDLTGWMPRGTKQLLLEGEREGIMLRMEGCHAHKRGGYYYLFFIEWPSEGNMRRRQLCYRSRELLGPYERRVILDDNIGYQNRGVAQGGLVDTEDGDWYAVLFQDHGAVGRVPCIFPVSWENDWPVIGDGGKAPVTFGTKLPAGEPKELVISDEFDYSENRLALQWQWNHNPDNTLWSVTEQPGCLRLRTGRTADSVVAARNTLTQRTFGPACSVETMLYLEGMNEGDHAGLVALQSGYGTVEIIAGEQEQFSVNMCVTGDNGPGVVESIPFTGQRICLRIDFNFRDGVDEATFFYSGDGEVWHPIGQTLHMEYSLDHFMGYRIGLFNYATRKPGGYADFGYFHFSRQD, encoded by the coding sequence TTGAATACAGCCATCATTACCAATCCCGTGATATGGGCAGATGTACCGGATGTGGATGTGATCCGGGTCGGCCCGGTATTCTATATGGTCAGCACCAGCATGCACTCCATGCCGGGCTGTCCGATTATGAAATCGGTGAACCTGAAGGACTGGGAGATTGTAAGTTATGTCTTTGATACCTTCGAGGATGATCCGGCCTTCCGGCTGGAGGACGGTGAAGACATCTATGGAGGCGGCTCCTGGGCTGCCTCGCTGCGATACAAGAACGGAATCTATTACGTATGCTTCTCCTCCAATAATACGGACCGGTTCTACATCTACCAGACCCGGGATATTGAGCATGGACCGTGGGAGCGTGCGGTCTTCCCGGACCTGTACCATGATCCGGCCCTGCTGCTGGATGAGGACGGCCGCAATTATGTGATCTACGGGAACGGGGATATCCGCATCCGGGAGCTGAACGAGGACCTGACCGGATGGATGCCCCGCGGAACGAAGCAGCTGCTGCTGGAAGGCGAGCGGGAGGGGATCATGCTGCGGATGGAAGGCTGTCATGCCCATAAGCGCGGCGGGTATTATTACCTGTTCTTCATTGAATGGCCGTCAGAGGGCAACATGCGCAGACGCCAGCTGTGCTACCGGTCGCGGGAGCTGCTGGGTCCTTACGAGCGCCGGGTCATCCTGGACGATAACATCGGCTACCAGAATCGCGGTGTAGCGCAAGGCGGGCTGGTGGATACAGAGGACGGTGACTGGTATGCTGTGCTGTTCCAGGATCACGGGGCGGTTGGACGCGTTCCCTGCATATTCCCTGTCAGCTGGGAGAACGACTGGCCGGTAATCGGGGATGGCGGCAAGGCTCCGGTGACCTTCGGGACGAAGCTGCCTGCCGGGGAGCCGAAGGAGCTTGTAATCAGCGATGAGTTCGACTATTCGGAGAACCGGCTGGCGCTTCAGTGGCAGTGGAACCATAACCCCGACAACACGCTATGGTCGGTTACGGAGCAGCCGGGCTGCCTGCGGCTGCGCACAGGGCGGACCGCAGACAGTGTCGTAGCCGCGCGCAATACGCTGACCCAGCGGACCTTCGGTCCGGCATGCAGCGTAGAGACGATGCTGTACCTGGAGGGGATGAACGAGGGAGACCACGCGGGCTTGGTTGCTCTTCAATCCGGGTACGGCACGGTTGAGATTATCGCCGGAGAGCAGGAACAGTTCTCTGTGAATATGTGTGTCACCGGTGACAACGGCCCTGGCGTAGTAGAGAGTATCCCGTTCACAGGCCAGCGGATCTGCCTGCGGATTGACTTCAACTTCAGGGATGGTGTGGACGAAGCCACGTTCTTTTATTCCGGGGACGGGGAGGTCTGGCACCCCATCGGACAGACGCTGCATATGGAATATTCGCTGGATCATTTCATGGGCTACCGGATCGGCTTGTTCAATTATGCGACCCGGAAGCCCGGCGGCTATGCCGATTTCGGTTATTTCCATTTCAGCAGGCAGGATTAG
- a CDS encoding AraC family transcriptional regulator, which translates to MEATFEDKPYPWKKEHTEMPEELFPVNVFHICFPDRSIIPPHWHEHLEWILVTRGSFRVQVGPHSRVLAEGELAFVSRPQIHAAYPTEDGSELYAVVYNEALLNGMRDHTEIQHIRPLLSGELRLPAFYSADQPVTPQIRAAIEHIVHSYQSKSFGYELCIKGGLFSAMGLAYPMAEFKALPAKKDRPETGIEPLLVHLSNHFHEPLSVEAAARICCVTPNYFCHLFKKNTGKTLIEYINMLRVHEASRLLQLRRYPIQEIAFRVGFESLTYFGRIFKQNTSMTPSEYASRFQPRA; encoded by the coding sequence ATGGAAGCAACCTTCGAGGACAAGCCTTATCCGTGGAAAAAAGAGCATACCGAAATGCCGGAAGAGCTGTTTCCGGTGAATGTGTTTCATATCTGCTTTCCCGACCGCAGCATTATCCCGCCCCACTGGCATGAGCACCTGGAGTGGATTCTCGTGACCCGGGGCAGCTTCCGCGTCCAGGTCGGCCCTCATTCCAGAGTTCTGGCAGAGGGGGAGCTGGCCTTCGTCAGCCGGCCGCAGATTCATGCGGCTTATCCGACAGAGGACGGCAGCGAGCTGTATGCCGTGGTCTATAACGAGGCGCTGCTGAACGGGATGAGAGATCATACTGAAATTCAGCATATCCGGCCGCTTCTCAGCGGCGAGCTCCGGCTGCCGGCCTTCTATTCTGCAGACCAGCCGGTGACCCCACAGATCAGAGCAGCTATTGAACATATTGTACACAGCTATCAGAGCAAAAGCTTCGGATATGAATTATGTATTAAGGGCGGCTTGTTCTCCGCCATGGGTCTTGCTTATCCCATGGCGGAGTTCAAAGCCCTGCCTGCCAAGAAAGACCGTCCGGAGACCGGCATCGAGCCGCTGCTGGTCCACCTCAGCAACCATTTCCATGAACCGCTGAGTGTGGAGGCTGCCGCCCGGATCTGCTGCGTGACGCCCAACTATTTCTGCCATCTGTTCAAGAAGAATACCGGCAAAACCCTAATTGAATATATCAATATGCTGCGGGTGCATGAGGCCAGCCGCCTGCTCCAGCTTCGCCGGTATCCGATTCAGGAGATCGCCTTCCGGGTCGGCTTCGAGAGCCTGACCTATTTCGGACGTATCTTCAAGCAGAATACATCCATGACACCTAGCGAATATGCTTCCCGCTTCCAGCCCCGGGCCTAA